The segment GCGGATCGAGGAGGAGGCGCCCGGCTCGGCCCGCTCCGCCCAGGTGTCCTGGCAGTGCTCGGACGTCACCGCCGCCGCCGAGGCCCTCGGCTGGCGCCCCGTCCACGACCTCGGCGACTCGCTCGCCGCGCTCTGGGCGGCGACCGCCCCGGCCGGAACCCCGACGCCATGAGCCTGCTCGTTCCGCTGTACGTCCACCCCGCCGAGGACCCCGGGGCCTGGCACCGGCTGATCACGGGCGCCGCAGCGACCTACGGGGTGGTGCTCAACCCGGCCGACGGGCCGGGCGAGCGCCCCGACCCGGCGTTCGCCGCCGCGGCCGCCGCGCTGCGGACGGCCGGCGCCCGCCTCCTCGGCTACGTGGACACCCTGTACGGGGCACGCGGCCAGGTCGAGGTCGTCCACGAGATGTGCCGCTACCAGGAGTGGTACGCGGTCGACGGCTGCTTCCTCGACCGCATGGCCCCCACCCGGGAGGAACTGCCCGGCGCCCGCAGGATGATCCGCTCGCTGCGCCGGCTGGGCGCGCAGCCCGTCGTGCTGAACCCGGGCGTCCACCCCGTGGCCGGCTACGTCCGCCTCGCGGACCTGACCGTCACCTTCGAGGGGCACTGGTCCACGTACGTCTCCTCCTTCACCCGGCCCGCCTGGACGGCGCGGCACGCCCCCGAGCGGTTCTGCCACCTCGTCTACGGGGTGCCCGAGGCCCTGGTCCCGCTCGCCGTGCGCAC is part of the Streptomyces katrae genome and harbors:
- a CDS encoding spherulation-specific family 4 protein: MSLLVPLYVHPAEDPGAWHRLITGAAATYGVVLNPADGPGERPDPAFAAAAAALRTAGARLLGYVDTLYGARGQVEVVHEMCRYQEWYAVDGCFLDRMAPTREELPGARRMIRSLRRLGAQPVVLNPGVHPVAGYVRLADLTVTFEGHWSTYVSSFTRPAWTARHAPERFCHLVYGVPEALVPLAVRTAHERGAAVCGPVTGELPNPWKQPTPALTGMEP